One stretch of Macrotis lagotis isolate mMagLag1 chromosome 7, bilby.v1.9.chrom.fasta, whole genome shotgun sequence DNA includes these proteins:
- the KLF6 gene encoding Krueppel-like factor 6 produces MDVLPMCSIFQELQIVHDTGYFSALPSLEEYWQQTCLELERYLQSEPCCVSASDIKFESQEDLWTKIILAREKKEESELKISSSPKEDSPISQSLETNSLNSDVSSESSDSTEELSPTTKFTSDPISEVLANSGNLSSSVTSTPPSSPELGREPSSQLWNCMAGELHSPGKIRTGTVGKTGEKVSGDASPDGRRRVHRCHFNGCRKVYTKSSHLKAHQRTHTGEKPYRCSWEGCEWRFARSDELTRHFRKHTGAKPFKCTHCDRCFSRSDHLALHMKRHL; encoded by the exons ATGGATGTTCTCCCAATGTGCAGCATCTTCCAGGAACTCCAGATTGTGCATGACACTGGTTACTTCTCAGCTTTACCATCCCTGGAAGAATATTGGCAACAG ACCtgtttagagttggaaaggtaCCTCCAGAGTGAGCCCTGCTGTGTATCTGCATCGGATATTAAATTTGAAAGCCAAGAAGATCTGTGGACCAAAATTATTCTGGCtcgggagaaaaaggaagaatcagaactgaAAATTTCTTCTAGTCCTAAAGAGGACAGTCCGATCAGTCAGAGCCTAGAGACCAACAGCTTAAATTCAGATGTGAGCAGTGAATCATCTGACAGCACTGAGGAACTTTCACCTACTACTAAATTTACCTCTGATCCAATAAGTGAAGTCTTAGCCAATTCAGGAAATTTGAGTTCTTCTGTCACTTCCactcctccttcttccccagaACTGGGCAGAGAACCTTCCTCTCAACTGTGGAATTGTATGGCTGGTGAATTGCATTCACCGGGTAAAATTCGTACGGGGACAGTGGGCAAGACTGGTGAGAAAGTCAGTGGCGATGCCTCTCCAGATGGCCGGAGACGAGTCCACCGGTGCCATTTCAATGGCTGTCGGAAAGTTTACACCAAAAGCTCGCATCTCAAAGCACATCAGCGCACTCATACAG GAGAAAAGCCTTACAGATGCTCATGGGAAGGGTGTGAATGGCGTTTTGCAAGAAGCGATGAGTTAACAAGACATTTCAGAAAGCACACGGGTGCCAAGCCTTTTAAATGTACTCACTGTGACAG GTGTTTTTCCAGGTCTGACCACCTGGCCCTTCACATGAAGAGGCACCTCTGA